The DNA region CCTAAGTCATCAATAACAGTGGGGTTGTAAATAAGGATATTTGTGTCAAGTATGTAAACTTTCTTTTCCGACTCCGGCATGTTTCCTCCACAAAATTAAAGCATCTTGTGATTCGGGGTTGAGTTGATAGGATAACCCGCCTCCCAACGCACTAGGGGTCATGTTTATTTGGTTAAAGAACAGAAATCAATAGTTAAACTTATCAATAATATTAGGCATTGTCAAACCCTGACCAAATTAATTATAAACTATTATCTTTTTTATAACAAATATAAAAGCTCCACCGTTGATGAACGGTAGAGCTTTTTTCTCTTACTTTCTCCTCAGTCTAGCCAAGTCAGCTTCAGCTTTTTTCTCTTTGACCGACTTTCGCCTGGTAGTGTGAAACTTCCACACATAAGCTTTTGAGTTATCAGAAGCTCGTTGCCAGACCTTGAACTTTACAGGAAAAGACTTTCGACTTGCATGTAATCTGGTAATAAACGAATATGGCACACGAAATACTCGATGTTTTTCATCATCAGCGTCAAATATGTCCACCATATCTGTCGACTCACTCAACTCTTGCAAGCCACCAACGACGGTTTCATTCGTAAAAGCATCTGCACATTCCACAAACCATTGCTTTTTACTCATTTCACGTACCTCACATCAAAGATTTCACGAAGATCGGCAATTCGACTTTGATGTACTACGATAATTTCATGATCTGTTTGAAACTTCCTTGAGCTGATTTGCAACTGATCTTCCAGTGCAATTGCTATTCCTCTCACAGGGACTACATCAAAAAACTTGAAACCAAGCTTTCTGGAAATCCCAAAGATAGGAGTTAAGTCCCATGGAGTTTGCCAACCGGCACGCAAAATTGCTGCACCAACTTCACCTTTCCACAACCTAGCAAACATTGTCCCAATACTGCCACCATCTATTTCATGACCACCAGTGATTCCACCCTTTTTCATAGCGACATCAATCGGCTGTGAATATGTGTATGACGGATCTCGCAGAACCCAACGTTGTTCCATCAATGTTTTACTTTCATCAACCAGAAGTCTCTCAGCTATATCCATATCAAAGATACGATAGACTCGACTTGAACCAGGCCGGAAGTAAAAAATCTCTTTGGTGTTTACATCACCAATTGCGGCGGCAACAACTTCCCCACCTTGGACCAGTGCCAACATCGTACCAACACCATGCGACTGACGTCGCACGAAGGCCTTCGTGCCATCCAAGGGATCAACGGTGAAATATATGTCACAGTCCGAATGAGTACACTCAATGCGTAACTCATCTTCCTCTGCCACAATTCCAAAGCTAGGAAAACATTCTTGCAAAGACTTGATATAAATTCGCTGAGCTGCTGCATCAGCTGAGGTCATGACATCATTCATCTGACCGTCATAACCCTGCTTAACCTGGGCTGAAAAACTCAACCTCTCTAGGCGAATCGCCTCAATGGCTCGACGCACCAATTCCTTCATAATAATACCAACAGCATGCCCATTCAACTCTCCAAAATCACTCATTTTACGCCTCCCACGTTAAAGATCAATACACCACAATATACATTATTTGTATGATTTTGTCAATATTAAAAAAAATGCGCTCGAATTTGAACGCATTTGTAAACATTACTTCTCCTCCCATTCTTGAGCATCGATAACTTCCAGAATTCGTTTAGAAAGATTAAAACCTTTTGAGCTCGGATAACCAGGAAAAGCATTCAATTCCACCACGTAGATTTTTTTCCAATCAGCACTAAACATTATGTCTACACCAGCAAGATCCAAAGCCAAAGCTTTAGTTGAACGGACAGCAATCTTTCTGGCTCGCTGAAGAACTTTTGGTGGTATGTACTGCAAAAATCGAGCATCTTTCCCCGTCCCGCCCTGAGAAATGTTGGTAGTCACACTTTCTGGTTCATTTACACGGCAGTAAATATAGTTAATATTCCCTCTGAACACGTAAAATCGCAGATCAAACCTCAAACCATTTATTAGGCCCGCAGGAACAGCTTTTTCAATAATTATGTCTTTTCTTAAAAGCTGTTGAACAAACTCTTCATTTCCCGCGACATCCTGAAATCGCCAATTGAATTCAGATTCAGAATTGACAATCTTTCCATCAACAAAGCCAAAATTGGTTTTCCAGTAATCCTTGTCCATGTAGGTAATGCCCTTCCCCATGGAGCCGTAACGAACCTTTAAATACAACTGCTCGCCATCATCGACCATCTGCAAAATCTGTTCAAGCTCACGTGTATAAACTGATTCAGGCACATTAATCCCAGCGCCTTGCAACATCAACTTAGTTAATTCCTTGTCTCGGTCAGTAAAAATGTATAAAGGATGATTCAAGTAATACACAGTTTTATCATGGTAATGACTGAGCAAAACCAGATTGATTTTTGACCAAAAGCGTCGAAACTTTTCATAAAACTGAGCATTACCATAGAGACCATCATATCCCTTACACTCAATGTATTTATTCCAATGAGTATGTGGGAAAAACAAGAAGATTATTACAATCTCACTGTCAATCTGAGGTAGTTTGCCAGCTTCAAGGCACTCATAAGTTTCAATCACATAGTTGGTTCTTTTCATCCTACCGGATCGTAAATTCCGGCATAGTTTAAGGTACGCGTCCCAGTCTTTTTGCTCTCCGATAACGAGCAACGTTGCGTTGGAATCAACATGACCCACCTCCATTTTGCCACCCTCCTTGCCTTGCCAATAATTAAAATTATAAAAAGAACCACAGTTCCGCGCACCAAGCTTAACACATGGACAATTTATTTCAATTCATTTGTAAAAAGATATCCACAACAAAAAACAGGAGACTATTTAGTCTCCTGTGTGTTTATATAATCACGAACGTCTTGTTCCATCAGAATACTGTACCAACAAACCTAATGCCGTCCAACCGCCGGAAGATGGCACCGCCATAGATGCAATTCGCATGTCTACAAAATGCACATCTCTTCGTGGATTATCATCAATGAAAACATTAACCCGTTCGGACATCTCATCTGCCAACTTCTGATGTTCCATATTGGTTTCATCCAGGAAAATTTTTACACGTACGCCTTTCAATTGTGCACCTCCTCCTTTCTGCTTCTTGGCTTTGATTCTACTTTTCGAATAATCAACTTTAACGCTGATGATTGAATACCATTTTCCATTGTCTTCGGTGTTGCCTGCCAATCTAAAATCCACAAAATTCACAAAAATGTTCGAATGATCGCTCAGCCAGGCATTAATTTCATCACTTAGGTTGTCAGCAAATTCCTGATGATTGGTACATTCTTCACGAATAAACATTTTAATTGCCATGATGCCTCCTTAGTTTGAGCTAATTTTGTAATATTTAATCACAATCGTCAAGACCGCATAATTACCAGCTGCAGTTGTATTAACTTCCACAGAGTCAAGATCAATATTCTCCAAATGTGCCTCGATCCAGTCATTAGCTTTACTAGCCAAATTGTCAGCTAATTTCTGATGACGCACATTATCTTCATTTAAGAAAATCTTTAGCTTTAAAGGTCGTTTTTCTTGTGCCATTTGCAGCCTCCTTTATAAAGAACACTCAGTAAATGAATTTAACATATTACTTTTTCATTGTCAAGTGAAACAAAAACACCCACCTTTACAACAAAGATGAGTGATTCATGGCTTATATCAAAGGCAAGCCGAAGATAAAAATTCATATACTAACATTATAACATATCTGCAGTGAACTATTCGTTCCTCAAGTTCACTGCATGAACCATCCACTCATAAAACATGGTTTACCATGAAGTCATGCCAAACTTATGATCCCAAACTAGCTTGGTTTCGCATGTACTTCATGGCTCCGGGACCAGGATTCGAACCTGGAACTTCGCGTTAACAGCGCGGTGTGTTACCAATTATACCATCCCGAAATAATTATCAATTCATTAATTTAACAAATACTAAATAAATTAAAAAAACAAAATCCAAATATTCATAATCAAAAAAACCAGCTTCTCGCTGGTTGAATATGTACTATTTTACACAAAATAAACTCAACCAACGTTTTGCAGGTTATTATTATTATTGGTTGTGGTTGCTGTGTATTTCATACATTTGTAATATAGCAAATTATCTAACTTCTGTCAAGCCCCTACTCGTCCATCACTTCATCTTTCTTCTCTCGGAAAAACCCAAACAACCCTTCAAAGACCTCCATTAACAATTTAAATGGTGCATCAATTATAACATCTAGAAACATTGCTAAAACATTTATCTTGGAAAATTTTCCTGACATCCAGCGGCCCATACTCACAAACGGCAAGGCAAAAAAGTCTATCAAGGCAGTAAGTAAATTGTCACGCCGATCAACAACCAAAAGCTCCTTGACCGGTCGACGGATTCTAATTCCAAAGAAACTAACTAAAGTTAAAAACAGAACAAATATTAAACTGCTAAAAAAGTTGAACTCCAATTTATTCAATCCCCAGAAAATTACCATCAATGAAAAAACAAAGCTCAAGGAGTAAATAAAGTGGAACATAAAATTCGTAACTTTGCCTCTGCGTCTCGGATGTTTAAGCTCATAAGTTTTTCCCTTGCCCTCATCAAATACAATCTGGTCGATTTCGGTTATAATCTTTTTGGTGTTTTCTTTTTTCGGCATGCGGATCATAATAGCCACAAAAAACATCAGAACTGGTGGGAAGAAAACATTAATTGCGCCTGCAGTATAATCAATTGCCCCCGCTAAATAAAAATCCATTGGTAATTCCAGCGATAAGGCTAAAATCATTTTTGTAAAAAAAACATAAATAATACTTCGAACTACACCACGACGAAGTTTAACATTCACTCCTTTGTAACGCTTGTTGATAGCTTTCTTTACCTCTGCCTCCAATGTTTCGCGGTCAGCCATAAGCTGATCGGTTTTGCCATGATTTGATTCAATAACATCTCGAATAATCCAAAATATTATAGCTTTCTTTTGTAAAATCTTATTAAATGGTTTAACCCAAGGGTGATGCAGCTGTTTCTCCAATTCCATTTTTACCTTGTCAATATTATTAGCAATTGTTTGAATCACTTTCTCGTCTGCATTTTTCCAATTTGGATAATATAAATTCAACAACATGGTCCGCATCATAGCCGCGTCCCATTTGAATAAAGCTCGGTAACAAGCAATATAGACTTGTAATTCCTTTTCTTTCTCATCTACGCCATTGTCCTTCAATTGAATTCTGGGATTATAAACTGAGAACATTGCTGTAACTAAAGCCTTTTCTTTACTTGGAGGAATTAGGGCTGCTTCAATCTCAACAGCTGCCATCTCCAAAAAGTATCGGTAAGTTTTTTTATCCACTCGTCCGTCTATCTCTTTTATTCTGGTTAGCAATGAATTATATTTCTGAATTATTTCATCTACTTCATCTACCATTTCAAGTGGTACTTGGCTTTTTATGTAACCACCACGAATAATTTCCTTTAATAAATGCTTAGCTAGATTTTCTTGGTGATAATTATCTAACAAGTAGTTCTCCATGATCACCTTTTCATATAATAACTTTCTTTTTAAAATTCTAAAAATCCCATTCTTGCGGACAAGATGTTCTTCCTGATAATCAACGGCATTGCGGACCTTCTCGTAAACTAACGAAGCTTTACCAATGACTGCGCTGACCTTGAGCATTTCCCCAGACCCAAGCTTAGCTTTTTTATTTTGCAAGTTTTTAATCAACTTACTTAAGACTTTTGACATAAAATATAAGTAATAAAGGAAACTTTAACTTAAATCATTAATCAGTTAACTGGCTACACTATAGCAAAATTAAACTAAAAAAACAACAGCCTTGGCTAAATTTGCCAATTAATTTTACACTTTGTACACTCGGTAACCTGACCGTACTTTTTCACTTACTTTGAGGCCTACATCATCACCCTTTTTAGCCTTTTTAATTGACTCTCGTTCAATTTGCATTGAGTCAACAACTTGTTCAAATTCCACTTCTCCACCCTGAATTTTGATCGTTTCACCAACCTTCAAAGGCTTATCCAATTTCAATACGGCAACACCAATGTTCTCAAAGTAGTTTGCCACTTTACCGATTAATTTTTCGGCCATATATATTAGCAATTAGTAATCAGTAATTTGTAATTGGTAATTGGTAATTACGCGTTGATCATTATTAAATAATTAACATTATAATCCCCAACGCAATCAGCATTAACCCGATTGCTAAACGCATCCATCTTTTATTTTCTTTGCGCCATTTATCTATTTTTTCAGGCGGTAAGCCATAATATACAGAAAATAAAATCACTAACAAAGGAAGAACAAAAATCAAATTATAAAGTAATAAATAAGCAAATGCTTGCCACCAGGTATTCTTAGCAGCTAAAAGTGATAAAATCGCCAAATAAACTCCACCAGTACAAGGTAGTTCAAACAGAGCAACTAATAAGCCGAGAACAATCGCAGCTGGCAAAGTTGCTTTTTTAATGTACTTTTGTAATAACGGTTTTTTAGAATCTGGAATTGCCAAGGTGAATCCTTTACCTGACCAGAAAACTTCTTTTAGATTAATTAAACCAAGAATTATAGCCAAAGCAGCCGTGAAATAATAAAACCACTTTGTAACGTGAATACTTTGAACAAAACTTAACAAACCTAGACCTGAAATGAAATAAACAAGAAAAACTACAGAAATGTAAACCAATCCGATTGTCAACATTCGTTTCTTGTTTTTCACGGCCATTAAATACAAAATAAGAAATACTAAAACTGCAAATGCACAAGGATTAATCGAATCGATTACAGCTGAGCCGATGATTAAGGGGATTGTTATACCATTCATAAGTGACAAATTAATAAAGTTTATAAAGTTACTGCTGAAGTTCATCAGGAGAACTTTCATCAAAGCATGGTGTTCCTCCGGCAAATAATAGATCTTCACAAAGGCCCGTTTCTTCATTATATTGTTGGCCAGCAAACTCGACACCATTTTCACAAATAATAATTTTAGGACAAATAGGACAGCCAACTAATTTAGAATAAGAACGTATCACTTTTTTGTTCCCAATAGATATTGGACATTTGATTAATTCATTGAGATTTTCAACTGGTTCTTGTACCAAGGGAGTCTCGTCATCCTTCCAAAGATCAGACAACTTTCTTCCGACTTCTAAGGTTGGCACCACTGTCACATTTAGAATTACCGTTTCTTTCAATCTTTTGGTTAAAATATTCTCCATTGCCTCGACCTCATCCTCAGTAATCCCTTCTTTTGCCTGTACTGTTAAATTAGCAACTAAAATATCATTTTTTTGATCAATCTTCAAGCTGGATACTGCTACATTTTGCAAACTAGAAACTACAACATCTTTTACTGCCTTTGATTGTTTCACTGTCAGTGCGGTTTGTTTCGTAATTAATACAAGTGGCACAATAATAACAATTAACAAAAGTAAGCTCCACCGAAAGCCAGATTTTCTTTTTTCTTCAGCTTGAGCTGAACTAGTAGAAAAGTTGGAAATTAAAAACAAAATTGTAGCCGCAAAAGTAATTGCTATCAGATTGGATAAATACAATAAGAATGCTCCAGCAGCTGCATCAAATTCACCTCTAGCTAATGACAATCCAACCGTAGCAACTGGCGGCACAATCGCAGCCGCAACAACAACACCGGAAATTGCGCTCCCCATTTTCGGATAAGCAATGATAAAGGCGCCCACGAAACCGGCAGCTAAAGCAATTAAAAGCTCTAATAATGTTGGTTGCGTTCTGGATAAGAATTCCTTGCTTTCAATAACAACTTCCGGGGCAATCAGGCCAACCAATATTGAGAAAATAACAATTACCAAAGTCGATTTAAGAATTGTCATTAACGAAGTTCTCAATATATGTGAACGTCCCATTGTAACCCCCAAGGCCATTCCTAAAATCGGCCAAACCAAAGGAGCCAACAACATTCCACCGATTACAACAGCAGCCGAATCAATAACGATTCCCAATGCAATAATTATCCCGGCGAAAAGTGTCATTACATAGAAATCAAAATCACCTTTTGCATTTTCATTGATTTGCTCGAAAACTTTTATTTGTCGCTTGCCAGCAATGAAAAAACTTTTAAAAAATCTACGCTTTAAAACCTGCGCTTCCTGTTTTTTTACTTTTTGCATAAATTGATCCTATTTTAATATTTATAGTATAGCAAATTATGACAATTAAAGAAAATAATAAATAACAACTCACCGAATTAAAGTCAATAGCTTGGCAACACCTACAGTGGTGTTAAATGTAATTAATTCTAGGATGTAAATGTTCATAATTATTGTATTTAGCCACCTGGCCCTGAAAGGGCCAGGCTAGGTTTTGTAAAGGCTACTAAAGTAGCCTGAAGAGACTTAGCCCCATTTATGGGGGTTTAGAATATAATAGCCTGGGGTTTTCAACCCCAGGT from Candidatus Falkowbacteria bacterium includes:
- a CDS encoding TIGR00341 family protein; translation: MQKVKKQEAQVLKRRFFKSFFIAGKRQIKVFEQINENAKGDFDFYVMTLFAGIIIALGIVIDSAAVVIGGMLLAPLVWPILGMALGVTMGRSHILRTSLMTILKSTLVIVIFSILVGLIAPEVVIESKEFLSRTQPTLLELLIALAAGFVGAFIIAYPKMGSAISGVVVAAAIVPPVATVGLSLARGEFDAAAGAFLLYLSNLIAITFAATILFLISNFSTSSAQAEEKRKSGFRWSLLLLIVIIVPLVLITKQTALTVKQSKAVKDVVVSSLQNVAVSSLKIDQKNDILVANLTVQAKEGITEDEVEAMENILTKRLKETVILNVTVVPTLEVGRKLSDLWKDDETPLVQEPVENLNELIKCPISIGNKKVIRSYSKLVGCPICPKIIICENGVEFAGQQYNEETGLCEDLLFAGGTPCFDESSPDELQQ